The Halichondria panicea chromosome 10, odHalPani1.1, whole genome shotgun sequence region GTAACTATTCTAGTGATTGCATTACTTCTGCTCATTGTCTTCATCGTTTACCTACTGAGGAAGAAGATCAAGAATATAGTAAATTCCTTAATACGCTCGACTGAAGCTGTACAAGTACCTAATTCGCTCTCCATACAAGAAAGGGAGGACACCTCAATTTCTCTGCAGGATGTGACGTATGAAGAGATTGCCGAAAGAAGTGTCATGTCATTGACAAAGAACGAAgcctacgtgtgtgtgtcaacTCCTCTAGAAAAATAGACAGCCAAAAAATTAACCTTTTACTGCATGAGCAGCTCTTTAACATTATCCTGGACTAATTTATCATGTCTATTGTTTATCCATTACATTTTGTGCATAATTCTATTTAGTACCCTGACACTTTAGATTTGTCTATATAGCTTATAAACATACCGTGTgttgcattgtgtgtgtgtttgtacttCTATATGAGTTGCTTCACACACATTCTAGCAATTTGAGAATGCTGTTTAATAAACCACCTGTTCCTAGGAAACCCACAATAGCGACGAAGCCGTCCAAACAGCCAGTTATACCCCCTGTGGAGATTAAGCCCAATGTCAAACCAAAGCCTTATTTTAACAATATTGCTTGGTATAGCAAAACTGTTCAAATCTACAGGCATGTGATATGTAGAAGATAAGTATTTTTGGAAGTGGGGATAATATTGAGCAACAGAGATTTGATTCATGAACACTGATATTTGACATTATATCAGTGATATATACCTCAGCACATGTTGACGTCCCTATAATATGTGCTGATTATTCGATTTGTCGATTTGTCACTTCATGCATGCGTACTTTCCATTCTACATGTCCCATATATTTGGCTATATATTGGCCTctcatacacatgcatgactgtatatacatcACTAATTCATCATGCTGAAGTTGGTCTTGTCTTTAACTGCTAACTGCTCTGCTCATCAgtggctatataattattgtgatgctCTCACTTGTAATCAAGGTAAATATAGAAGTAGACATTTGAAGATTAATGTCATTTTGTATTCCAACTGTTTTAGTGAACCCTACGACGTATCGACGTCTGTGGTCAGATATTGGGAATGATTACAATGGTGTTCCCATTACCTATCCACCAAATTGTATGCTGCAAATTCTTTAAGAGATCTCCATCCTTTGTGACTATATGATGTGGTACAGAGCAATCATTCCATCTCCTCCTGATCTCAGTTACTGCTCAGTTTCTTGAACAGTCCGCCAACAGAATCAGTTTGCCAGACATTACAATATCAGTAGTTCATTATGGAATTTCAAGCTGGATATTTGATAATGAAGATCTGGCTCAGACAGACAACCAAATCAGAACTGTTAGTATTCAACCATTCAAACCACTTAAAGCCCTGACCCTCAGAATTAGGTTCCAATTCACAGCATTGCATGATTTGATTGGGTCTTTCTGAGTGAAATACGCAACCAACTTTACAACCAGAAGTTTATAACATTTCAAATGACATCGTCAAATATTATCCAGCCAAGTGCAGACGACctgagaagaggatcaacagAATTAGTGTGcactgtttccagtgaaggaTTGTACGTATGGCAGTGGAAGAGAGATAATGCTATAATAGAAAATAAAGGGGGCTACAGAATCACCATGTGTGAAGGAAACAACACCATAATTCTACAGAATGGCACTGTCGTCCCTAGTATCATTTTCAACATCACAATTCACAACCTTTTATCAGCTGATGGAGGTAACTACACGTGTCGTGGTGtcagaggagagagtgtcACTCAACTCACAATAGTAGAAGGGACTGATCCAAATATATTATCCCAAACGTCTATGAAGGGTGAGTGTTTAAATAGTGACTGATTTTGTTTTCATTATACACCTATAATgatatcaataattatatgtttggTTTCAATACTTAATTAACAGCTGTAAACACGATTGTTTTTACAGTAAATATTACCCCCACTCCACCCCCTGGCAACGAAACTACCACTCGTGTCTCTGGGAGGGACGAAACCATTGTCACCATAGCAGCTGCAGTAGTGACTGTACTCATCATCAACACTGAAGCTGTACAAGTACCTAATTCTCTCTCCATACAAGAAAGGGAGGACACCTCAATTTCTGTGCAGGATGTGACATAGGAAAAGATTGCCGAAAGGAGCAGTATGTTATTGACAAAGAACGAAGCCTACATGTGTGTGTCAACCCTTCTATACCTAGACAGCAACTAACGAATTTTTGTCAAGCATATCCCACTAGGtccctactgcgcatgcgctatCTGGTAGTGAAGGTGTCACGTGCTTCCATTCTCGTGAGTTATTGTTGTCAAGAAAAGATGGCGACACTACACAAGACATAAAACTTTTGGATTCTCTCAGGATCTATACTCGTACTCTATAGAGAAGGTCTATGTAGGCAGTCGAAGTGAAACAAGAAAAAGGACGAAAATTGAACTTGTCAGATTATATCAATATAACTTTTGAGTTGTCTGACTTTTTCTTTGTTGGCCCAAGAAATTTACTTTGTAGTCGAGTCATAAACGACTGCAAAACATTGATTATTTGGTGAGAGGTATAGGAGCATTAGTAGTAGCCATTGCATGCtgtgtagctgtgtgtgtgtacgtgtaatgtgtgttcactgtggCTTTTAATATCTCAAGAATTTTGACACGTCAATACAGTACTCCTAACTAGAGTAGGTTTGTTTGAAGACATGAGGGTGACCAGAAATGAAATGAGGCCAGACCATTAAACAGAGATGCATGAGATATAAGCTCTGTAGATTACTTCGTGTTATTTATAATCAAAAATAAACCTCTCCAAGATGTACATCGTGTTGATTTTATCCTGTCTAGTTCAACTTGTTTGTCTCCTCGCTACAGAACGTATTGACCGTACGTCACCATGGAAACTAAAGCCGAACCGACACCTACCAGTGGACGAACAGATGTGCGTTAGTATCTCGGTTGATTTTGATCCGTTTTGGACACCCCATTATTTTGATAAATCGACTCTTTATAAATTTCAGTTCTCGTGTGGTCAGTGAAAGATATATCTGGGTTTGGGTTTATTTGCGTACCccaattattatactgttacATGCAATGTAATCACTTGAATCTTGCTCTTGCATCGTGTAGTCAGTGAAGGAGTATCCCCCGGCACTCTCACTATTGGAGCAGTTGGACCACCTGCTGGGGACCACTGGATCCATTAAGAGCACTAAAGACATCCCCGAGTTTATCAAGTGAGAGAGACGTTGTGTGTACACGCATGCTCGAGGTCATTCAGTCATCATTTTGATTGGTCCTTGCCTTAAAAGGAAGTACAATACAGTGCTCGTTCAGTTCTTTGCAGTGTATGTTGTGTGCTATTGTGTCACCTTTGTTCCTCTAGTTATGGTCTCTTTTGAAAGGAAGCACAGTATCTTTGAATCGTTGATAATTGAtactctatacatgtagtacaataAATAGCCTTCACAAAGGAAAGCTTCAACAGTTGTTATTGTTGGGCAAACTGTATAGCCAGATACCCTCAGTTTCAATGTGCTAGAGATTTATGGTTTcaattagcctccttcaccggccttcaaaGAGAAAAGAAGCGTTTAATTCCCTGATGTGAATTGCGGCCTTGAATCAAGGCTAGGTTTCAATGTGCTAGAGATTATGGTTTCAAtgtattagctataattaatcgTGATGATTAGAGATTGACAGATAATTCAGAGACCACTTCTTGTCCTTGTGGTTGATTGTTTGTTGTCTCCAGGGTGATGCAGGTGTCACAGTTTCTAGTGAGTCGATGCATTGTCCTCAACGTCATTAAGTCAACCAAGTCACAGTCCACGCTGGAGGAGTAagtcacaccacacacacacacacacacacacacacacacacacacacacacacacacacacacacacacacacacacacacacacacacacaccttgatgTTGTTTTATTGCAGTATAGCTTAATAGCCTTCAATGCTTGATAGCCTTCATGCTTGATAGCTTCATGCTTTGCACAAAATTGAAAGCAAATCTGTACCAATTGTGTGTTACTGTATCTATTTGCCTCTGTATAgtaatacagtgtacatgtacatgtgtgtgtgtcccctgtgatGAACTACTATACCTGACCAATCACAATGGAGGTTAAATCGATTTAATGAGTCTGAGGGAACCCCTGACTGTAATTAACATGTGCTCCCAATTGAAAGTTATTATCATTATGTCATTTCCAGGCTGATGCAAGCTGGAGGGTGGACTGTTCTCAACCTGTGGCTGGCCGAGGCTAAGAAAGGACACAACATGGCCCTCCTAGTGGAACTGTTGCAGGTACTTGTACTCTGTGCCTAGGGGCTGCATGTAGACGATCATTTTAGTGGCTAACTTTTAGGGTCCATAGCTGTAGTTTAGAAGATCCGTGATTTAAAACGTGTTGGGTAGCTAAGTAAgccatcacatgacatacgtAATTGATGCAGCCATAATTTGCCGAAACACCAAGGCATAATCTCTAATGTGTGACTTTGTACAGTAGCTAGCTTTACTGAAGTCTAGCTCCTATTTACTTGACTGAGTGCTTGACTGACTTTGCAGGTGCTGGAAAGACTGCCTGTGACGGTGGATGCCCTCAAGCAAGGCAATATGGGGAAGCTAATAAAGCAGCTGTCAAAAGCAGAGAATCCAGGTGAGCTGTTCAGGCAATAACTACGTCCAAACGTACAGAGCCTTTTAAGTAGTAGCTGTGAGGATTGCTTCTGTCAAGACAATGTACTGTTCTACTCTATGACCACAGAAGTTTCTATTGTGTAGTTGGTTATCATGTGGTTTCTATTCACACACAGAGGTGAAGTCGTCTGCCAGTAATATCCTTGCTAAGTGGATGGCCATCTTCAGAGGACCACCAACTCCTTCAGGTGAGCATAACAGTCTGTCGTAATCTGACACATTGACCTTCCACCCCTTGTTTCTGAACACCCCctccatcacacacactcaactccctcccccccccacacacacacacagctggcaAAGTCGAGGCCCCTTCCGAAGAACAACATCGCAGCAACAGTTTCAGTGAAGACGATCCGGCGAAACCATCCAAACCTAAAAAAGACAAAGCAGACAAGAAATCTTTGAGCACCAAGAAAAAAGAGAGTAAATCCTCCAAGCCCCCCGTAGGTCCTCCTGTGGAGTCCATCCAACCTCCCCCTGGCCCGATGGTGGCACTGGGTAGACCAAGGGACAAGCCAGTCAAGAGACTCAGAGACCCTCTACTGGCTAAGAGTGGACAGCCCCCACTGGAGAAGAGAGTCAAGGGGAACAATGGTGAGAGGTGGTTCACCAACCCTATGCCATTTGCAGCTTGTTCATGCAAGTATAGTAACAACAAGAGTATAATTTAGTCTAAGAGTTGAATAATAGTAGAGGCTGTGGATTTCATGGTGGTAGGTTGGAGCTCTCCCACACTGTACAGCCACCATTGTGTAACTGATTTGTCAACTCTATACTTACAGACCCCAAAGGTATCAAGGGTCCCAAGGAAAGCGAAGGTTTCATGGCCTTCCTTAGCAACCAGGTCGCAACTAAGCAAAAGAAAGTCAAGAAAATCCCCAAAATAGCCAAAATGAACCGAACTAATTCTGTGACCAGTGACACGAACGAGGCGAGACCAGaggtgaccacacccactgcagacacacccacttTACCAGCACCAGAGGAGGAGGAAGAAGAGATGGAGGTTACAAATAGTGCAAAGAAGAAGAAAGTGTCGTGGGCAAGTGATGACAACCTCGCTGTCATGCACTACTTTGAGCTCGACGAATCAGAAAGAGGTGtgtagtgtatgtacatgtaactaacgaacgtgcatgtacatgtgtctgCATGGGGAGACAGTTTTGAggatgtacacatacatgactgtacatgtatgtccccTTCATTATGAACGGcatctgtaactagagttctcaAATTCAACAATTTTCTAATTAGAAGGAGTCTGTTCAGATGTTATGCTCAAATTTCAAATTTGGAATGGGCTATGATCGATTTCCCATTCACAATGGGCTATAAGTATAGTCCAttgtattttgtcaaaaacagtccCACATTTGATTTTAGCACAGTATCTAAAAGGCCTATAGATctataagctttcagaaaattcaatgttattggaccaacgccactaaagttatggccgttctaTTTAACGCTAGCTACATTGTAATAAAACGAAATTTCGTACTACATTGTACAACGTGCTGTACATTAATTGTGCCTGTAGAGTAAAAATATGTCGTGAATGTGTATAAAGAACTCACTCCATAACTTCTACTGCTAGTGTACTGACCataactccccccccccccctccagtaAATGTGAATCATGTGAGTCGCAGCTTCCTGGCAGCTGCCCAGCAAGAGAAGAGATTGGAGAGAGAGGCACTGGAGTCTGGGCTCATGTTCAGCAGGGACAGACTCAACGAGGCCATAGCTGTACGTACAAGGAGGGGGTGCTATagctagttgggcgtggcccgaccgtctccctgacgggaggtcgggttgcaagccgatctgggatttgttctgcagcattatgtaacactgctatgaatattcttcttctcaagtgggtgttaaccgacaTGATGACATAATAAACCACAGCATACTGCATGCGGTTTCGCAACTAGATGCAAccggaagtgtaaccaagcacgtgaaaaatgctgaaatctgatagggcgccactatagtggcactagaacaaatcccagataggcttgcaacccgacctcccgtcagggagacggtcgggccacgcccaactatgcTATAGCTACCATATTAGTggagtgtgtgcattgtgtgtgtgtgggtggtgtgtgtactgGTAATGATCAGCTTAATAACAGATGAATATTAACATAGGTCTCCTTCTGGTAAAGGGTAGGCTTGTGAATAATTAAAGAGTAGCCTATGTAAAGCAGCAGCAGCAACTATAGATATAATATACTGTCATGCCTATCAAAGGAATACAACTGAatgtgcgagcaaaaactaaaaCCACGACCCGGATACTATGTACTTGTACTGTGCACAAAAAATCACATAGATATTACTGTACTTTTCCACTGCCCACTTTAGTTTTTACTCACAAGCTGTTGCGTGCCCTCTTCTCCTTTACACGCCCTtgatgctacatgtatgtattaccCGCAACCCCTCCCCCCAATTCAGTGGGTGCGTCCCCTGCTGGTGGACATTCCCCCGGACATGGTTCACTCTCGAGGGGTGGCCAGTGAGGAGAGAGACAGTCaggcagagagagagaagaCAGTACTAGCACAACTATTCCTCAGCAAGTCCAGGTACACTCAGCCTGTTGCTATAGAGACACTCTGCATGAGATTATTTACAGTTTAGCTTAATTGGTGTGTTTTTTGGTTTACATTTTTCCCTTTGAAATGCCTCAGGGGTTGTGTACATTGCGTAGTGTATCCACTGATGCATCCCTGTGATGACAGTAGGCCTAATTACAACCATCATTGTGCAATTAGTTTGagtatacagtgtacaagaCTTGCTACACACAAgtcatgtgtatatagtatggTATCAGTCGTATtacggacacacacacacacacacacacacacacacacacacacacacacacacacacacacacacacacacacacacacacacacacacacacacacacacacacacacacacacacacacacacacacacacacacacacacacacacacacacacacacacacacacacacacacacacacacacaccctcacacacacacacacatacacacacacacacacacacacacacacacacacacacactcactcacacacacacacacacacacacacacacacacacacacaccctcacgcacacacacacacacacacagtgttcaGCCATCTCCAATGGAACCAGACCCCGAACCTTCTATTCCAGATCAAGAGCCTAAACTCATCCCCCTGAACGAGGTGAGCCCTATATTGGTTACcatagcccccccccccccattgcCTGAGGGGTAGTAGAGTCACTGTAACTTCTTATTGTTGTACAGCTGTACGTACATGAGAAATCTAAAATACATTAACTAGCTATACTTTTgtagtttttttttttagcaatTTAAGGTGACTGCCTTGTGCAGCAAAAATTCAATCCTCCTGTTGTAAGTTGTGTATGGTTACtgatgtgtgtgcatgtacatgtaatatatacGTGTGgatatttacatgtatgtgaactTGTTAGCagtaaattaattattaaatttGTCCTAGCTACATTAAACATGTATAGTTAACACTAGGTAGCTAGCCACTCCCACTACTTACCTCTGTGTATACAAAGCCCTCTCACATTTCACACTAGTGCACACAGTGATCATCCTTTAATTGAATCAATTAATGATCCCACtacaatagtataattatacaatagtaTGCTGACTATACGTGTACGGTATTAATATCAGGTGTCCCGCTAGTCCACCAATTCCCCTAGCTGTCACGTCAGCACACACCCTTCCCCCCTCCCTGTCTCCTAGACCAAGTCTCTGTATTGCCAGACCAGTCAGTCTGTCTCCAAGGGTACCTACCTACCTAACAACCCAGCCGTATTAATTTGATGACTCTTTGTAGATTTTCAccctaattattattgcagccTCTGTGTCGCATGGTTAACACCCAACCCCTAATCAGTTTAAACTGTTGACATAGCGATTGATTGGTGCATGTATGAGGGGATGTAGGTATAATCCTAAATACGTATATCTTGTTACTAAGAtgtaattaataatttattgtaacAACAATTTTTACGTACTTAATTCAATTAAtcatttttataattatattgtaacAACATTACGGTGTATGTACATGCTCttagtgttgtgtgtacagtgattgAAATGGTTGAAATGGGAATAGTAGTTGTGTGGGTACTTTTCCTGTCGCCTATGATCCATGTACATGATACACTGTATCCCTCTCCCCCCTACTCTTGACAGATACGTACTAACTACGTGACACAACATTACCTCATATTAGGAGGCCACACACTGGCTATTTGCTTCATTGACCGTGacgggagggggggggggggttgccCTAGGTCATGTATGTACTATTTAATCTTGAgtagtttttttttattaacTGCTaaaatggtataattatctacTGCTAGTACTGCTTTGGTTGCGAGGTTCTAGTTGCTATGTGTCAGCTCTGATAATCACTCTAGTAACCTATTCTTTGCTGCTCTATGCCTAGCAACTAGTGGTTGTGCCTATCTAGTTTAGCTAAACTATAGCGTATGCATTCCATCCTCTTGACTTTGCTCACTATGGCAACAGACCAATTGTTGACCTCTTTACTCAGTAGATGTTTTTTTCTGAAATTGACCTTAGGCTGTTTTCAGAACTAAATTGCATTGGGAATATCCGCTTTCAAATCTAATGGTAGCGCTACAATATGATTAGCAATTGCTTTTGGGCCAAAATTAAAAAAAATGCGTGGGCTACAGTGTCATGTAAGTAGTGCCTCGATTAGTGGTCTCCCTCTACTATAGTTCCCTTTGCTTGTCTGTTGTCCACTCCACTCTACTTATATGTATGGAGAATGTCACATATCAACCCACCCCCCTCCCATTACATGTAGATCAAGTATTATAATAGCAAATACACTGGATTAAaccgtgtgagtgtgtgtgtgtgtgagtgtgtgtgtgtgtgtgtgtgtgtgagtgtgtgtgtgtgtgtgtgtgtgtgtgtgtgtgtgtgtgtgtgtgtgtgtgtgtgtgtgtgtgtgtgtgtgtgtgtgtgtgtgtgtgtgtgtgtgtgtgtgtgtgtgtcaacaTTATAGCAATGGCTCTCGTTACCTGAATGCTGCACTGTGTACTGTTGTACAGTTATTAGCTTGCTCGTATTCAATTGAGAAAGTATGTGGCTGTTGACAAAACAGCTACCGATCCTGTTACTTCCGTACATGTAAATATTACTGGCTAGTTTTATTTGCTCCAAAAATTATTAATATGTTATTGTTCGTATGTACACAATCGCTCAGGCTAACACAACGTAGTTTTAATTACCCTCCCAAATGCAGTGAAACAAAGTAGGAGTGCTAATAGTGCTTTTAGGACTTGATCTTTcccactgtaataattatagagtattGTAATTTTAAAGTTGTTTACTCGAAATGCTACGTGGCAATCGTTAATCGATTCCGGTCCTCACCCCACACTAGTGACGTCCCCCTACGTGCATGTCCAGACAGtctacttgtgtgtgtgtgtgtgtgtgtgtgttcagagCACTCCGCTCGTGAGAGGGAGGGAAGGTGATTAATAATCGTTCATTAGCCACTTTTCTCAGTTCTAGTTCAAACAGTTTCTGTAATGGCCCTCACAGGATGTCTGACCCACACAATTAGTAATGGGTCGCTCATGTTTGACTCTTTCTGGCTGCTGTTGGTTCTGATATTTCCAGCCCATGGTTGTCTGATTGTCTATAATATGCTGTTTCCTTTTGAGTTTGTCTTTGTGCTTGTGATCATAAAGCAAACATGTTGATATTGGGTTGTAATGATGAGTTGTCATGGAAGTCTACCTATTATtgatgtcattataattatattaattcacacacacagcctgggGCACCGACCAATCCACCTCCTCCCATCTTCCCCCCACCACCCACTCTTCCGTTACCTCCTCCACATGGACCCATtggtgagaccacacccactagctGTCATGTGACTTAGTCCCCACGCAATGCATGTTAGCAGTTAGCATTCTCTCCTCTAAAGGTTTAGTCACTGTCCTGGCCAAAACATCACATCACATCACATTTCCCTCCCACTCTTTCCCCCACTGTTTCACCTTTTTCTCCACTCTCTATATAGCCTTTCTTTCCATTATCATGTCTGTCATTGTGtgtccttgtgtgtgtgtgtgcagagccTCCCCTGATGAGTCCTGGCACCACCATCAACCAAGCACAGTCTCTCATCAACTACTATAGCAGTAACGTTGAGGTAAGAGCTACAGTTGTATGTAGGGTGTGGTTCAGGCTCGGACGCGTTTAGTCCTCACTTAGATTGGCAaacagcatgtacatgtacgtacaatggCTTGTTGTTGAACCAGCTCTTCCTTGTACTTGTAAGCATGCACAGGTAGAGACTCGTTAATTAACTCTAATGCCACTAATGCGCTGTGCTTGCCTCCCACACATACAGGGTCCCAAAGGTCCCCCCGAGTCAATGCCACGAGAAAACGGACAATTCTCCGCTCCTCCAGGGGGATTCTATCCAGGGGGTCCCCCCATGAGAGGGGGCGAGGCTTACGGACCAGGAAGGGGGGGATTCAGGAGACGATTCCCACTCACAGGTGTGTCTAGCTTTGGGAGGGCTCATGATTTTGTTTTGATCCACTGATTAGCAATTTCTTCGCAGAGTTACATTGGTACAACATTTATAGTTCAgatgtgtgtatttattttTGTGAGGCCTTGGGAAATTTCACTTGGGATTTTCATAGCGATAGGACTGCATTTACTCGCCTAGCAACATGTGTAGTTTTGAATACGATATTGAAGTGTTGCTATCccttgagtgtgtgtgtagctctgtgtgtgtgcgtgtgtgtggtgtgtgtgtgtgtgtcgctAAGACTAATTTTGTCTGGCCATTTTTGGTGAAATCGTCAACCTAGGAATGAAGAAAATTGTGTACTGTATTTCCGTCCCGGCCAGCTCATGCACAAACAAGGCATTTGATAATCTGATACAGTTACCGTGGTAGTAAACACAATGCGTTCCTTTGTCACAACATTGTTTGAATAACAAGGGGCTCTAGAGCATCATATCGTGAGATCCGTTCAGTGTCCAGTGTTACAGTTGAAAGATATTTTGAACCTCCGTGTAAGCTTATATACCATTCTTGAATACTTGTTATCAATATTTCAAACATTCTCATGTTGATATGAGGAGAAACGTTATGCAGGTTAATCAACAATAGTAGCTCATGTTAATATGAGGAGCCAGGTTAATCAATAGCAGCTTTGTTGATAGTATAAAATGAGATGCACATTCTTGTAACCCATCCACTAAGccttcatgtacatgtacatgtacgtataagaACTTGTTGAAAGACGCCAAAACATTTTGGGGGGAAACATCAACTGAAATTTGAACGTAGCCACGTAAAATTTGATACGCAATACCCTCTAGTCATACTAACATCAAAAGAGCGTGTGTGTTAATTAGTTACGTTTGAATAAGTAAATAGATGTACAAAGTCCCTAATCATAGAAAGTGGTCATATGACTGTGAGAATACAACCTGTCCTCCGCACCTCATTCCTTGTGATCTCACATTAGTTAATCATGCCTCGGTACTTCCAaccaccccccctccctctcccCTGTGTCTAAACTAATTTCCCTTTTGTAATAGGTTTAATCTGATATAATAACAAGTAGTATCACACCCACCCATTCAATTCAGACTGGACTCTTTGGGTAGTTGATTAGGCAACGACTCGTATCCCATCACGTCCGTCTCTTACCTTGGGCAAACAGCTGTGTCTGTTTTTCAGTTCTCCCAAATTAATGACTTGTTCgtctgtatatacagtgcGTAATGACCCATGCCTAAGTTTGAAGAGGAGGGTTGTTTTGTTAGAGTGTGTTGTGCTTCttacaaattaatgtgtttCTAGAGCCATTACGCTGTTACTGTAATGTATCCTCCTCCTTCATAAGGCTTCCTTTCATTGTGAGCTGTCCCATTCTGAactatacctgtgtgtgtactggagattgcagaatctttgcatgaaagtgttgagcactgtggtccTTATATACattaaaacagaccacagtgtgtacacaaaatccatataaggaacgcgtaACGCTCCACGCTTTActgatgtgttgcaaagattctgaaAACTCCCAGTATAGCAATTAGCTAGGCTCCCCCCCCCTCTTCCAATTAcactgtgtgtagctttagctacatgtacgcacatgTAGTTAGACTGCTCCCTCTCCCTTCAATAAAGGCCTTCTTTCTTATACTGTAAGCTCCCTTCTCAACTATATtcacactgtgtgtaaatCTCTTTTCATAGCTAGCCCCTTAATTGTAATATCAGCCTGTTGGACCTGTGTGTGGTTCCTCTAGGAATGGTGTAGTTCGAGTTAAAGGATGCCTTGACATGCGAGACACCTCATGTCTTCCGTCCACTGATGAAATACTTCCGGCTGTAGGACATCATTTCCTATCTCCTCTCTGTACTATATCTATTAAAACACATCCATTCATCTGTTTAGATAGGCATTGATAATCACTCCTACAGTTTCAAATTAACGTAACCCGATATCCATGACGACTATCTATGTCATTAttactgccataattattaatttctCTCTTTTACAGGACTTGAATCAAAAATCTGCAAACACTTTCTGACTCATGGTTGTCGTATGGGCACCAACTGTCGATTTCTACACTGCACACCCGAGGAGCTCGCTGACAAGATATCGCTAGATCAGCGGCCACCCATGAGAGGGTTCAGAGGTCGCGGACGGCCGTGGGGACGAGGACGAGGGGCTCCGCTGCTCCCCTCAGGACCACCCCCTAATATGGTAGAGGAAATGGACACCTCGCTACCACCACCGACTAGTAATGATGATGGAGAGACTAAACCTGTGAACACTACCATAATGTCATC contains the following coding sequences:
- the LOC135343337 gene encoding serine/threonine-protein phosphatase 1 regulatory subunit 10-like, which translates into the protein METKAEPTPTSGRTDSVKEYPPALSLLEQLDHLLGTTGSIKSTKDIPEFIKVMQVSQFLVSRCIVLNVIKSTKSQSTLEELMQAGGWTVLNLWLAEAKKGHNMALLVELLQVLERLPVTVDALKQGNMGKLIKQLSKAENPEVKSSASNILAKWMAIFRGPPTPSAGKVEAPSEEQHRSNSFSEDDPAKPSKPKKDKADKKSLSTKKKESKSSKPPVGPPVESIQPPPGPMVALGRPRDKPVKRLRDPLLAKSGQPPLEKRVKGNNDPKGIKGPKESEGFMAFLSNQVATKQKKVKKIPKIAKMNRTNSVTSDTNEARPEVTTPTADTPTLPAPEEEEEEMEVTNSAKKKKVSWASDDNLAVMHYFELDESERVNVNHVSRSFLAAAQQEKRLEREALESGLMFSRDRLNEAIAWVRPLLVDIPPDMVHSRGVASEERDSQAEREKTVLAQLFLSKSSVQPSPMEPDPEPSIPDQEPKLIPLNEPGAPTNPPPPIFPPPPTLPLPPPHGPIEPPLMSPGTTINQAQSLINYYSSNVEGPKGPPESMPRENGQFSAPPGGFYPGGPPMRGGEAYGPGRGGFRRRFPLTGLESKICKHFLTHGCRMGTNCRFLHCTPEELADKISLDQRPPMRGFRGRGRPWGRGRGAPLLPSGPPPNMVEEMDTSLPPPTSNDDGETKPVNTTIMSS